The following coding sequences are from one Candidatus Thermoplasmatota archaeon window:
- a CDS encoding glycosyltransferase family 4 protein, translating to MIACPRTDAPYVQLLNSSLRSLGVKVAELESFGRQYPYSISQFFAFRSRGYELLHLHWVPFRYERILKLVRNATEEFNVKVVWTVHNILPHEPQFADDLAVMRAVADWADLGIVHSDRTRAVVSEKLSSDLRLVTIPHGHFNTLARSVPAEEARKRMGIGEDKIALLLFAPDRRNKGVDTFIEVLEKLPPNYVGILAGRCPDREIRGEIERARKRLGPRLITDLRFIPDEEVPAYFSAADIYFIPYKWITTSGSVFFAFAYKKPVVTTPEGHLPDIIESGENGYLVSDVEEMVEVIGSIDRARAKEMGSKAHEMAAKYDWDGIAKRTVEAYRSVVS from the coding sequence GTGATTGCCTGTCCCCGAACCGACGCTCCATACGTCCAGCTCCTGAATTCCTCCCTCAGGTCCTTGGGCGTGAAGGTCGCCGAGCTGGAGTCCTTCGGCAGGCAGTACCCTTACTCGATCTCTCAGTTCTTCGCGTTTCGTTCGAGGGGATACGAGCTGCTGCACCTCCACTGGGTGCCGTTCAGGTACGAGCGCATTCTGAAGCTGGTCCGCAACGCCACCGAGGAGTTCAACGTGAAGGTCGTGTGGACCGTGCACAACATCCTCCCGCACGAGCCTCAGTTCGCGGATGACCTCGCCGTCATGCGTGCCGTCGCCGATTGGGCGGATCTCGGGATAGTCCACAGCGACAGAACGAGGGCCGTCGTCTCTGAGAAGCTCTCGTCCGATCTCCGGCTGGTGACCATTCCTCACGGTCACTTCAACACGCTCGCCAGGAGCGTTCCCGCCGAGGAGGCGAGGAAGAGAATGGGCATCGGAGAGGACAAGATCGCGCTCCTCCTGTTCGCTCCAGACCGCCGGAACAAGGGCGTTGACACCTTCATAGAAGTGCTCGAGAAGCTCCCGCCGAACTATGTCGGCATTCTCGCGGGAAGATGCCCTGACCGGGAGATTCGGGGGGAAATCGAGCGGGCCAGGAAGCGGCTCGGCCCCCGGCTCATCACCGATCTTAGGTTCATTCCCGACGAGGAGGTCCCCGCCTACTTCTCTGCGGCCGACATCTATTTCATCCCGTACAAGTGGATAACGACCTCTGGCAGCGTCTTCTTCGCATTCGCTTACAAGAAGCCCGTCGTCACGACGCCCGAGGGTCACCTTCCCGACATCATCGAGAGCGGGGAGAACGGCTACCTGGTCTCGGACGTCGAGGAGATGGTCGAGGTCATCGGCAGCATCGACAGAGCTCGGGCAAAGGAGATGGGCTCGAAGGCGCACGAGATGGCCGCCAAGTACGACTGGGACGGGATCGCCAAGAGAACGGTCGAAGCGTACCGCTCGGTCGTCTCCTGA